The Dioscorea cayenensis subsp. rotundata cultivar TDr96_F1 chromosome 19, TDr96_F1_v2_PseudoChromosome.rev07_lg8_w22 25.fasta, whole genome shotgun sequence genome includes a window with the following:
- the LOC120284037 gene encoding uncharacterized protein LOC120284037 encodes MGKDGNDGFFHVVFAIIDNETDANLMWFLSKLGDTIYDDDEYVKLITFIFDRSKGLINGVAKVFPSSLHAYYLRHLEANFMKANVRLEFDDAVADMLNTSADAHQWLIQKTDRAHWQTTCSKVRDGGRLDKIEELVEESRNLLVCRSDGDHFEVVDQKNYCISLNARTCSCRRWQVYGIPCKHAYAAILQTDTNIHRYVDDYFTVDAYRQAYTEVIFPVLDNDKHK; translated from the exons ATGGGAAAAGATGGGAATGATGGTTTCTTTCATGTGGTATTTGCAATCATAGATAATGAAACGGATGCGAACTTGATGTGGTTCTTGTCAAAGCTTGGAGATACTATATACGATGATGACGAATATGTGAAACttattacatttatatttgataggtCTAAGGGCCTTATCAATGGTGTTGCGAAGGTATTCCCTTCCTCACTACATGCATATTATTTGCGCCACTTGGAAGCAAACTTCATGAAAGCAAATGTCAGACTTG AATTCGATGACGCTGTTGCCGATATGTTAAACACATCGGCAGATGCACATCAATGGTTGATACAAAAAACCGATCGGGCGCACTGGCAAACTACATGTTCAAAGGTGAGAGATGGAGGGAGACTCGATAAG ATTGAGGAACTTGTTGAAGAGTCTCGCAACCTACTGGTCTGCCGTTCCGACGGTGACCATTTTGAAGTGGTTGACCAGAAGAACTACTGCATCAGTTTGAACGCTCGGACATGCTCATGTCGTAGGTGGCAGGTATATGGCATTCCATGCAAACATGCTTATGCGGCAATACTACAGACAGACACAAATATTCATCGATATGTCGATGACTACTTCACAGTGGATGCTTACCGACAAGCATATACAGAAGTCATATTCCCAGTACTAGATAATGACAAGCACAAGTAG